The Roseovarius sp. M141 genomic sequence CCCGCCGATCTTGATGCCGGACAGAAGCGGGCGCAGCAGGATGCCGAAACCAAAACTCACCAGTGCCCAGATGGCCAGGGATATGTAGATGAGACGTAAATTGGCAGTCCAGTAGCCGCTCCCGTCGCTATCGGCGCGGCGTGCCGTTTTCTTGGTTGGGTCGGCCATTGGCCATTCTCCTCTTCGTTGCGCCAGTTATCTGGCCTGGTTTTTTATCTGTCCCACGATGCCCTGCATGGATTGGGCAACGTCATCGATCGGTCCCATGGCGTCGATGGATTGCAGCACGCCGCGCTGCTCGAAATAGTCAATGAGCGGCGCGGTTTGCGCGTGATACGCTTGCAGCCTTGCGGTGACGGTTTCGGCGTTGTCGTCCGCCCGCCGCACAAGGGTGCCGTCCTCGCATATGTCGCAGGTGTCCGGGGTGGCGGGTGGTTTGAAACGGTCATGATACCCCTCGCCGCGGGTGGCGCAGGTGGCGCGGCCTGACACCCGTTCGACCATCGCGTCGTCGTCAACGGTCAATGCAATGGCTGCGCCGACGCTCATGCCGTGACGCGCCAGAAGCGCATCCAGCGCCTCGGCCTGTGCCGTGGTCCGGGGAAAACCATCCAGAATCACGCCACTGGCGATGTCGGGCTGTTGCAACCGCTCTTCGAGGATGTCCAGAACGATGGCATCCGGGACAAGCCCGCCCGCCTTCATCACAGCATCCGCCGCCACGCCGGCGTCGGTC encodes the following:
- a CDS encoding adenylate kinase yields the protein MGASTPDTTATVLVLLGPPGAGKGTQARLLQEQFGLVQLSTGDLLRAAVQGGTDAGVAADAVMKAGGLVPDAIVLDILEERLQQPDIASGVILDGFPRTTAQAEALDALLARHGMSVGAAIALTVDDDAMVERVSGRATCATRGEGYHDRFKPPATPDTCDICEDGTLVRRADDNAETVTARLQAYHAQTAPLIDYFEQRGVLQSIDAMGPIDDVAQSMQGIVGQIKNQAR
- a CDS encoding DUF4212 domain-containing protein; its protein translation is MADPTKKTARRADSDGSGYWTANLRLIYISLAIWALVSFGFGILLRPLLSGIKIGGTDLGFWFAQQGSILVFLALIFFYAWRMNKLDHEYGVDEE